One Gloeomargarita sp. SKYB120 genomic region harbors:
- the recR gene encoding recombination mediator RecR — protein MSVAYTRPLARLIERLQRLPGIGPKSAQRIALHLLKQSESEVQALAQALVEAKQQVGHCQICYHLSAEPVCEICADPERDDHVICVVSDARDVIALEKTREYRGKYHVLGGVISPMEGIGPEQLTINALVKRVGEKPIKEVILALSPTIEGETTILYLGRLLKPLTRVTRIAFGLPMGGDLEYADELTLAKALEGRREL, from the coding sequence TTGAGCGTTGCCTACACCCGTCCCCTGGCCCGTCTGATCGAACGGCTGCAGCGGTTGCCCGGCATTGGCCCCAAATCAGCCCAGCGGATTGCCCTGCACCTGCTCAAGCAATCGGAGTCGGAAGTGCAGGCTCTTGCCCAAGCCCTGGTGGAGGCCAAACAGCAGGTGGGGCACTGCCAGATCTGCTACCACCTGTCTGCCGAACCGGTGTGTGAAATTTGCGCCGACCCGGAGCGAGACGACCATGTCATCTGCGTCGTCAGCGATGCCCGGGATGTGATTGCCTTGGAAAAAACCCGCGAGTACCGGGGCAAATACCACGTGCTGGGGGGTGTGATTTCCCCGATGGAGGGCATTGGCCCCGAGCAGCTCACCATCAACGCCCTGGTGAAACGGGTGGGGGAAAAGCCCATCAAAGAGGTGATCCTGGCGCTGAGTCCCACGATTGAAGGGGAAACGACCATCCTCTACCTCGGGCGCCTGCTCAAGCCCCTGACGCGAGTGACCCGCATCGCCTTCGGGTTGCCGATGGGGGGCGATTTGGAGTACGCCGATGAGTTGACCCTAGCCAAGGCCCTGGAGGGACGCCGAGAGCTTTAG
- the msrB gene encoding peptide-methionine (R)-S-oxide reductase MsrB: MDSAALPQTEEEWQKILTPEQFRVLRQHGTERPGSSPLDKNYAPGKYYCAGCGALLFTSETKFNSGTGWPSFYAPVEGAIGTREDWSYGMRRIEVHCRRCGGHLGHVFPDGPPPTGLRYCINGVALVFVPEGESPPVNRP, encoded by the coding sequence ATGGATTCGGCGGCTTTACCCCAGACTGAGGAAGAGTGGCAAAAAATTCTCACGCCGGAGCAGTTTCGGGTGTTGCGGCAGCACGGCACGGAACGGCCTGGGAGTAGCCCCCTTGACAAAAACTATGCCCCTGGGAAGTACTACTGCGCCGGCTGCGGGGCCTTGTTGTTTACGTCGGAGACCAAGTTCAACAGCGGGACGGGGTGGCCGAGTTTCTACGCGCCGGTCGAAGGGGCGATTGGCACGCGCGAAGATTGGTCCTACGGGATGCGCCGGATTGAAGTGCATTGTCGCCGCTGCGGCGGTCATCTGGGGCATGTGTTTCCCGACGGTCCCCCGCCTACTGGCCTGCGCTACTGCATCAACGGGGTGGCCCTGGTGTTTGTTCCTGAGGGTGAATCGCCGCCGGTGAACCGACCTTGA
- the ribD gene encoding bifunctional diaminohydroxyphosphoribosylaminopyrimidine deaminase/5-amino-6-(5-phosphoribosylamino)uracil reductase RibD, with amino-acid sequence MKADERYMARCLELARRAWGRTSPNPMVGAVVVRDGHIVGEGFHPQAGQPHAEVFALQQAREQAQGATLYVNLEPCNHYGRTPPCTEAILAAGIRRVVVGVIDPDPRVAGSGVARLQQAGIDVTVGVLADQCQELNEGFFHRVRTGRAFGILKYAMTLDGKIASATGDSLWVTGPEARQWVYTLRSRCDAVITGGNTVRHDNPSLTTHGMTPHSPLRVVMSRSLDLPLEASVWRVENGLRTVLITPPVSDPWPPLLKQLQALGVEWLPLDPCDPLTVSQTLAQRGCNTVLWECGGRLAAPAIRQGVVQKVVAFIAPKLIGGDSAPTPVGDLGRWRMQEALLLERCRWEMVGQDWLIQGYLPAETLL; translated from the coding sequence ATGAAGGCCGACGAACGGTACATGGCCCGCTGTCTGGAGCTGGCTCGCCGCGCCTGGGGGCGCACTAGTCCCAATCCCATGGTAGGAGCCGTGGTGGTTCGCGACGGTCACATCGTGGGCGAAGGGTTCCACCCCCAGGCAGGACAGCCCCACGCGGAGGTCTTTGCCCTGCAGCAGGCTAGGGAACAAGCTCAAGGAGCGACCCTGTACGTAAATTTGGAACCCTGCAACCACTACGGTCGCACGCCCCCCTGTACGGAGGCCATCCTGGCTGCGGGGATTCGGCGGGTGGTAGTGGGCGTCATTGACCCTGACCCACGGGTGGCTGGCAGCGGCGTCGCTCGGTTGCAACAGGCCGGTATTGACGTGACGGTGGGTGTACTGGCGGACCAATGCCAAGAACTCAACGAGGGCTTTTTCCACCGCGTGCGCACAGGGCGGGCCTTTGGGATTCTCAAGTACGCCATGACCCTGGATGGCAAAATTGCTAGTGCCACTGGTGACAGTCTCTGGGTGACGGGACCCGAAGCGCGGCAATGGGTGTACACCCTGCGGTCCCGCTGCGATGCCGTGATCACTGGAGGCAACACTGTCCGGCATGACAATCCCTCCTTGACGACTCACGGCATGACGCCCCATTCGCCCCTACGAGTCGTAATGTCCCGGTCGCTGGATTTGCCCCTCGAGGCCAGCGTCTGGCGAGTGGAAAATGGCCTGCGCACGGTGCTGATTACGCCCCCAGTGTCTGACCCTTGGCCACCCCTGCTCAAACAGTTGCAAGCGCTAGGGGTCGAATGGCTGCCTTTGGACCCCTGTGACCCCTTGACCGTGAGCCAAACCTTAGCTCAGCGGGGCTGCAACACGGTTCTGTGGGAATGTGGCGGACGGTTAGCGGCGCCGGCGATCCGGCAGGGTGTCGTGCAAAAGGTAGTAGCGTTTATCGCTCCCAAACTCATCGGTGGTGACAGCGCACCCACCCCAGTCGGGGATTTAGGACGCTGGCGGATGCAGGAGGCGTTGCTCCTAGAGCGGTGCCGCTGGGAAATGGTGGGACAAGACTGGCTTATCCAGGGTTATTTACCAGCAGAAACGCTTTTGTAA
- a CDS encoding cyclic nucleotide-binding domain-containing protein, with the protein MSIHASDLSLTDRLMFLREVPIFRGIDDYDFLRDLAVEMVELRFQAGETIFERGDVGQLLYILSEGQVKIHIGDVELARLEAGAYFGEMSLFDSEPRSASVTALTPCTCLCLSHSQMQEAILNNPAIALNIIQNLCQRIRRLNQLVSVGTYAG; encoded by the coding sequence ATGAGCATTCATGCATCCGATTTGAGCCTAACGGACCGCTTGATGTTTTTGCGGGAAGTGCCGATTTTCCGGGGCATTGATGATTACGACTTTCTGCGGGACTTGGCGGTGGAAATGGTGGAGTTGCGTTTTCAAGCCGGAGAGACGATTTTCGAGCGGGGGGACGTCGGGCAATTGCTTTACATCCTGTCGGAAGGGCAAGTGAAAATTCACATTGGTGATGTGGAGCTGGCTCGGTTGGAAGCGGGGGCCTATTTTGGGGAGATGTCCCTGTTTGACAGTGAGCCCCGCTCGGCATCCGTCACAGCCTTGACCCCCTGCACGTGCCTGTGTTTATCCCACTCCCAAATGCAGGAGGCGATTCTCAACAACCCGGCCATTGCCCTGAACATCATCCAAAACCTTTGTCAGCGGATTCGCCGGCTCAACCAGTTGGTGAGCGTAGGGACCTATGCCGGCTAG
- the folE gene encoding GTP cyclohydrolase I FolE encodes MTLTPHAVNPATNGHGSVLATDTDHALRLLTNPNPDLYLEEEPVTRAQKTDPELGLRVAQFLLEKGVATPQVETGLDDTQKRSLIAWHFAQIMQVLGLDLRDDSLAETPKRVARMYVDEIFYGLDWRNFPKCTTVENKMGYSSMVVERNINVQSNCEHHFVTIDGRAHVAYIPKEKVLGLSKINRIVQYFAKRPQIQERLTEQIFYALSYILETEDIAVVIQAKHYCVKARGIEDVNSDTVTSKLGGVFLHNTATRAEFMRVVNTVLAS; translated from the coding sequence ATGACGTTAACCCCTCATGCTGTCAACCCGGCCACGAATGGGCACGGGAGCGTGCTGGCGACGGATACAGACCATGCCCTGAGGCTCTTGACCAACCCCAACCCTGACTTGTACTTGGAGGAGGAACCCGTTACCCGTGCCCAGAAAACCGACCCGGAGTTGGGGCTACGAGTGGCGCAATTTCTCCTCGAAAAGGGGGTGGCTACGCCCCAGGTGGAAACGGGCTTGGACGACACCCAAAAACGCAGCCTGATTGCCTGGCACTTTGCCCAGATCATGCAGGTGCTGGGGTTGGACTTGCGGGATGACAGCCTGGCGGAAACCCCCAAGCGGGTGGCGCGGATGTACGTGGATGAGATTTTCTACGGCCTGGACTGGCGCAATTTCCCCAAATGCACCACGGTGGAAAACAAGATGGGCTACAGCTCGATGGTCGTTGAGCGCAATATCAACGTCCAGAGCAACTGCGAGCACCACTTTGTCACGATTGATGGCCGCGCCCACGTGGCCTACATCCCCAAGGAGAAGGTGCTGGGTTTATCTAAGATCAACCGCATCGTCCAGTATTTCGCCAAACGCCCCCAAATCCAGGAGCGGCTGACGGAGCAGATTTTCTACGCTTTGTCCTATATCCTGGAGACAGAGGACATCGCGGTGGTGATCCAGGCCAAGCACTACTGCGTTAAGGCGCGGGGGATTGAGGACGTGAATTCCGATACGGTCACTAGCAAGTTGGGGGGTGTGTTTTTGCACAACACGGCAACCCGCGCAGAGTTCATGCGGGTCGTCAACACCGTGCTCGCGTCGTAG
- a CDS encoding ABC transporter ATP-binding protein/permease produces MGKFWRGWRHALGQPFCRLVWRSVLKYRLRVVGAVLLNLGAGLLESSTYVSVYLALSALADDQFQVAWLQPWVQGWSRLQVVALLVFIAWGFQVLQSALKYFSTVITSYLGNRMSMYTSQLLMERMLRLSFPCISRYRHGELVNFIDLGMMTSALFSTTNRLVLAVCLMLSYLAVLVWISPLVLVSTLLLSGTLIGMQRYILPKVRDVAKTLTGETADIKSYMVETLQALRLIYSFHRHEETLTRLRQLQRNVLKMLDRQVAWSTLPDPLSAVLSTTILAVMLLGGLWLLSRDRPMQLLLPTLATFISAYNRFAFQSQSLVSISSQLGVLWGMLQMLDPFLENQDKEFLRVEGRPFRGLQREIRFDRVTLQYPGTQTPAVMDLSFTLPAGKVTALVGASGAGKSSVADLLVGLYEPTAGRILVDGVDRRELSLADWWARLGVVSQDTFVFNTTIRENIRFGRLDATDAEVERAAAAAYADEFIAQLPQGYDTVVGERGYRLSGGQRQRLALARAILRQPEILILDEATSALDSHSESLVQKALYEFQRQRTVLVIAHRLSTIRHADQILVLEKGRLVEQGTHAELLRQGGLYARYWRLQVDGHNPVALA; encoded by the coding sequence ATGGGTAAATTCTGGCGGGGGTGGCGTCATGCCCTCGGGCAGCCCTTTTGTCGTCTGGTTTGGCGGTCGGTTCTCAAATATCGCCTGCGGGTGGTGGGCGCTGTCCTGCTGAATTTGGGGGCGGGCCTGCTGGAAAGCTCGACCTATGTGTCCGTGTACTTGGCCCTGAGCGCCCTGGCGGATGACCAGTTTCAGGTTGCCTGGTTGCAGCCCTGGGTGCAGGGGTGGTCTCGCCTGCAGGTGGTGGCCCTGCTGGTGTTCATCGCCTGGGGGTTTCAGGTCCTGCAGAGCGCCTTGAAGTATTTCAGTACCGTGATCACCAGTTACCTGGGCAACCGCATGAGCATGTACACCAGCCAGTTGCTCATGGAGCGGATGTTGCGGTTGAGTTTTCCCTGCATCAGCCGTTACCGGCATGGGGAGCTGGTGAATTTTATTGACCTGGGCATGATGACCAGCGCCCTGTTTTCAACGACCAACCGGCTGGTGCTGGCGGTGTGTCTCATGCTGTCGTATCTGGCGGTCCTAGTCTGGATTTCACCCCTGGTGCTGGTGTCCACCCTCCTGCTGTCGGGGACCTTGATTGGGATGCAGCGCTACATCCTCCCCAAAGTCCGCGACGTGGCCAAGACGCTGACGGGGGAAACCGCCGACATCAAAAGCTACATGGTGGAAACCCTGCAGGCGTTGCGGTTGATTTACAGCTTCCATCGCCACGAGGAAACCCTAACCCGCCTGCGCCAGCTCCAGCGCAACGTCCTAAAGATGCTGGACCGGCAGGTGGCCTGGAGTACCCTGCCCGATCCCCTGTCTGCGGTCTTGTCCACCACCATCCTGGCGGTCATGCTGCTGGGGGGGTTGTGGCTGCTGAGTCGAGACCGGCCCATGCAGTTGCTTTTGCCCACCCTAGCCACCTTTATTTCCGCCTACAATCGCTTTGCGTTCCAAAGCCAGAGCCTGGTCTCCATTTCCAGCCAACTGGGGGTCCTGTGGGGTATGTTGCAGATGCTCGACCCCTTCCTAGAGAACCAGGATAAGGAATTTCTGCGGGTGGAGGGGCGACCGTTTCGGGGCCTGCAACGGGAGATTCGCTTTGACCGGGTGACGCTGCAATACCCAGGCACGCAGACGCCGGCGGTCATGGACCTGAGTTTTACGTTACCGGCGGGAAAGGTGACAGCACTGGTGGGGGCGTCGGGGGCGGGCAAGTCATCGGTGGCTGACCTGCTCGTTGGGTTGTACGAACCGACAGCGGGCCGGATTTTGGTGGACGGGGTGGACCGGCGGGAATTGTCCCTGGCGGACTGGTGGGCGCGGCTGGGAGTGGTCAGCCAGGACACCTTTGTCTTCAACACCACCATCCGGGAAAACATCCGCTTTGGCCGGTTAGACGCCACCGATGCCGAGGTGGAACGGGCGGCGGCAGCAGCCTACGCTGACGAATTTATCGCCCAGCTTCCACAGGGCTACGACACAGTGGTGGGGGAGCGGGGCTACCGGTTATCCGGCGGGCAACGGCAACGGCTAGCTCTGGCGCGGGCCATCCTGCGGCAGCCGGAGATTTTGATCCTGGATGAGGCCACCTCGGCCCTAGACTCCCACTCGGAATCCCTAGTGCAAAAGGCCCTGTACGAGTTCCAGCGCCAGCGTACGGTGCTGGTGATTGCCCACCGCCTGTCCACGATTCGCCACGCCGACCAGATCCTGGTGCTGGAAAAAGGCCGGTTGGTAGAACAGGGCACCCACGCGGAACTACTGCGGCAAGGAGGCCTCTACGCCCGCTACTGGCGCCTGCAGGTGGACGGGCACAACCCGGTAGCGCTGGCCTAG
- the guaA gene encoding glutamine-hydrolyzing GMP synthase, whose protein sequence is MIAILDFGSQYSELIARRIRETQVYSELLPYHTTAEELRRLKPRGIILSGGPNSVYDRGAPQCDPEIWNLGIPILGVCYGMQLMVQQLGGKVVRSALGEYGKAALHIDDPTDLLTNVEDGTIMWMSHGDSVVQLPEGFSILAHTENCPCAALAHHERNLYGVQFHPEVAHSQGGMAIIRNFVYHICGCEPTWTPAAFVEEAINEIRAKVGNKRVLLALSGGVDSSTLAFLLHKAIGNQLTCVFIDQGFMRKLEPERLLKLFHEQFHIPVEYVNAREQFLQAIKGVTDPEEKRRIIGHEFIKVFERESQRLGPFDYLAQGTLYPDVIESAGGPVDPQTGERLAVKIKSHHNVGGLPKNLQFKLIEPLRRLFKDEVRKVARSLGLPEEIVQRQPFPGPGLAIRILGEVTPERLEMLREADWIVRQEINRHGLYNQLWQAFAVLLPVRSVGVMGDKRTYAYPVVLRLVTSEDGMTADWAKVPYEFLELVANRIVNEVPGINRVVYDITSKPPGTIEWE, encoded by the coding sequence ATGATTGCCATTTTGGACTTTGGCTCGCAGTACTCCGAGCTGATTGCCCGCCGGATTCGCGAGACCCAAGTGTACTCTGAGCTATTGCCATACCACACCACGGCGGAGGAACTGCGACGCCTGAAACCGCGCGGCATTATCCTCTCGGGCGGACCCAACTCGGTCTATGACCGGGGCGCGCCCCAGTGTGACCCGGAGATCTGGAACCTGGGGATTCCCATCCTGGGCGTGTGCTACGGGATGCAGTTGATGGTGCAGCAGTTGGGGGGTAAGGTGGTGCGTTCCGCCCTGGGGGAATACGGCAAGGCGGCGCTGCACATTGACGACCCCACGGACCTGCTGACCAACGTCGAGGACGGCACCATCATGTGGATGAGCCACGGGGACAGCGTGGTGCAGTTGCCGGAGGGGTTTTCTATCTTGGCCCACACGGAAAACTGTCCCTGCGCGGCTCTGGCCCACCACGAGCGCAATCTCTACGGGGTGCAGTTCCATCCGGAGGTGGCTCATTCCCAGGGAGGGATGGCCATCATTCGCAACTTTGTCTATCACATCTGCGGCTGCGAACCCACCTGGACCCCAGCGGCCTTTGTGGAGGAGGCGATCAACGAAATCCGCGCCAAGGTGGGCAATAAGCGGGTGTTGCTGGCTCTGTCAGGGGGGGTGGACTCCTCGACCCTGGCGTTTTTGCTGCACAAGGCCATCGGCAACCAACTCACCTGCGTGTTCATCGACCAGGGCTTCATGCGCAAGCTGGAGCCGGAGCGGTTGCTGAAGCTGTTTCACGAGCAATTCCACATCCCGGTGGAGTATGTCAACGCCCGGGAGCAATTTCTGCAGGCCATCAAGGGCGTGACTGACCCGGAGGAAAAACGGCGGATCATTGGCCACGAATTTATCAAGGTGTTTGAGCGGGAGTCGCAGCGGCTGGGGCCGTTTGACTATCTGGCCCAGGGGACGCTGTACCCTGATGTCATCGAGTCGGCGGGCGGCCCGGTGGACCCGCAGACTGGCGAACGGCTGGCGGTGAAGATCAAAAGCCATCACAATGTGGGGGGGTTGCCCAAAAACCTGCAATTCAAGCTGATTGAACCGCTGCGGCGGCTGTTCAAAGACGAGGTGCGCAAGGTGGCCCGCTCCCTGGGCCTGCCGGAGGAGATTGTGCAGCGGCAACCCTTTCCCGGACCAGGGCTGGCGATTCGCATCCTGGGGGAGGTTACACCTGAACGCCTGGAAATGTTGCGGGAAGCTGACTGGATTGTGCGCCAGGAAATCAACCGGCACGGTCTGTACAACCAGCTCTGGCAGGCCTTTGCCGTCCTGCTACCGGTGCGGTCGGTGGGCGTGATGGGGGACAAGCGCACCTACGCCTATCCCGTCGTGCTACGCCTGGTCACGAGTGAAGACGGGATGACGGCGGACTGGGCCAAGGTGCCCTACGAGTTTTTGGAACTGGTGGCCAATCGCATCGTCAACGAGGTGCCGGGCATCAACCGCGTGGTGTATGACATTACCTCGAAGCCGCCGGGGACGATTGAGTGGGAGTGA
- a CDS encoding ribonuclease R: protein MWASGTLVEFETDGGTRLGVIQRPDGKKNWIASDAQGRTYSIHPRQVSFVVSDRAYTIADIPDFEQTAAAYTDPEALEVAWELLSGENRLVNPEELAQLLFNQTDPPLCYAAHRLLRQDRIFFKQRGEYYEPRSPQQVQELRHQLQKEAQKQQELQAFYDKVRQALAGQAITWTPKERHVLEQLEQFVIVEGQPPRPVAELLTHLERAVTPSAARELLVALGWWHPHENLALRRSSVPTTFPADVLEAASMRIHTPPPDPDAPWRQDLTGLKVYTIDDSSTTEIDDGLSWERLPDGRERLWIHIADPSRWLTPGDVLDQEARRRGTSVYLPTGVIPMFPEALATGPMSLQQGQTCCALSFAVTLEPSGAIADYQIMPSWVRPTYRLTYDDVDELLPLQESNEGELSHLYQWAQRRLAWRLAQGAIQIQMPEAQIKVVDDQVEVQVQPPSPARFLVAEMMILAGEVTARYAQAAGLPMPFRSQAQPELPPEEELLQLPSGLVRTYAIRRCLTKSEVSITPGRHASLGLDAYVQATSPIRRYGDLLAHWQLKAHLRGEAPMFDAAELQTILQGVMAATQEASAVERQTNRYWSLEYLRRHSDTVWTAVVLRWLREEGDLVLVLLEDLGLELSMRVQRSVKLGEQLQVQVTHVDPYRDVIHLQEVTHPQPSSVLL, encoded by the coding sequence ATGTGGGCAAGCGGCACGCTCGTCGAATTTGAAACGGACGGCGGCACGCGTCTAGGGGTCATCCAACGCCCCGATGGCAAAAAAAACTGGATTGCCAGCGATGCCCAGGGGCGTACCTACAGCATTCACCCCCGCCAGGTCAGTTTTGTGGTGTCCGACCGGGCCTACACCATCGCCGACATCCCTGACTTTGAACAGACGGCGGCGGCCTATACCGACCCGGAGGCCCTGGAGGTGGCCTGGGAGTTGCTCAGCGGCGAAAACCGGCTGGTGAATCCCGAGGAGTTGGCCCAATTGCTGTTTAACCAGACCGACCCTCCCTTGTGCTACGCCGCCCACCGCCTGCTCCGGCAAGACCGCATTTTTTTTAAACAGCGGGGCGAATACTACGAACCTCGCTCGCCGCAACAGGTGCAGGAGCTGCGCCACCAGTTGCAAAAGGAAGCCCAAAAGCAGCAGGAACTCCAGGCATTCTACGACAAGGTCCGGCAAGCGCTAGCTGGGCAAGCCATAACCTGGACGCCGAAGGAGCGCCATGTCCTGGAACAACTGGAGCAGTTTGTTATCGTGGAGGGGCAACCCCCCCGTCCGGTAGCGGAATTGCTGACCCATCTGGAGCGGGCGGTCACGCCCTCGGCAGCGCGCGAGTTGCTGGTGGCGCTGGGGTGGTGGCACCCCCACGAGAATCTGGCGCTGCGCCGCAGTTCGGTGCCGACGACCTTCCCTGCTGATGTTTTGGAGGCGGCATCCATGCGTATCCACACCCCGCCCCCCGACCCAGATGCTCCCTGGCGTCAGGATTTGACGGGCCTGAAGGTCTATACGATTGACGACAGCAGCACCACCGAAATTGACGACGGCCTGAGCTGGGAGCGGTTGCCGGATGGCCGCGAGCGCCTTTGGATTCACATCGCCGACCCCTCCCGCTGGTTGACGCCGGGGGATGTGCTCGACCAGGAGGCCCGCCGTCGGGGCACGAGCGTCTATTTGCCCACAGGCGTCATCCCTATGTTTCCAGAGGCCCTGGCGACTGGCCCCATGAGCCTACAGCAGGGCCAGACCTGTTGCGCCCTTAGCTTTGCCGTGACCCTGGAACCGTCCGGGGCAATTGCTGACTACCAGATCATGCCCAGTTGGGTGCGGCCCACGTACCGGCTCACCTACGATGACGTGGATGAACTGTTGCCCCTGCAGGAAAGCAACGAAGGCGAGCTTTCCCATCTGTATCAGTGGGCGCAGCGGCGGTTGGCTTGGCGGTTGGCCCAGGGCGCGATTCAGATTCAGATGCCAGAGGCCCAGATCAAAGTCGTGGACGACCAGGTGGAGGTGCAGGTGCAACCACCGTCGCCCGCCCGGTTTCTGGTGGCGGAAATGATGATCCTGGCGGGGGAAGTCACCGCCCGTTACGCCCAAGCGGCGGGTTTGCCGATGCCCTTCCGGTCCCAGGCCCAGCCCGAGTTGCCGCCAGAGGAGGAATTGCTTCAGCTCCCCAGCGGTCTGGTGCGCACTTACGCGATTCGTCGCTGTTTGACCAAAAGCGAGGTCAGTATCACGCCGGGGCGCCACGCCAGTCTAGGATTGGACGCCTACGTGCAGGCCACGTCCCCCATCCGGCGTTACGGCGACCTGCTGGCCCACTGGCAACTGAAGGCCCACCTGCGCGGCGAAGCGCCGATGTTTGATGCTGCGGAACTGCAAACCATTCTCCAGGGGGTGATGGCGGCCACTCAGGAAGCCAGCGCGGTGGAGCGTCAAACGAACCGCTACTGGAGTCTGGAGTACCTGCGTCGCCACAGTGACACCGTCTGGACGGCGGTGGTGTTGCGCTGGTTACGGGAGGAGGGGGATCTGGTGCTGGTGTTGCTAGAGGATTTGGGGCTGGAGTTGTCCATGCGGGTGCAACGGTCGGTGAAGCTGGGGGAACAGCTCCAGGTTCAGGTTACCCACGTGGACCCCTACCGCGATGTCATCCACCTGCAGGAGGTGACCCATCCCCAACCCAGTTCGGTCCTCCTATGA
- a CDS encoding YbjN domain-containing protein encodes MDVTFPELTEAERSTQRMDDVETVISSLAEPDSAQVSHLEQGYIWRFRYGTVEVYVQMTGTTPDDMLTVWSTVLKLPVQQQADLFQQLLELNWATTMEARFALLNQEVVVVGTRSVQDLDPSEVARLITIVASLADLYDEELQTRFPAVNG; translated from the coding sequence ATGGACGTCACGTTCCCCGAATTGACCGAAGCGGAGCGCTCGACCCAGCGGATGGACGATGTGGAAACGGTCATCAGTTCGCTGGCAGAGCCGGATTCCGCCCAAGTGAGTCATTTAGAGCAGGGGTACATCTGGCGGTTTCGCTACGGGACGGTGGAAGTTTACGTGCAAATGACCGGCACCACGCCCGACGATATGTTGACGGTCTGGTCCACGGTGTTGAAGTTGCCGGTGCAGCAGCAAGCAGACCTATTCCAGCAGTTGCTGGAGTTGAACTGGGCGACAACGATGGAGGCGCGGTTTGCCCTGCTGAACCAGGAGGTGGTGGTGGTGGGAACGCGGTCGGTGCAAGATCTGGACCCTTCAGAAGTTGCCCGCTTGATTACCATCGTGGCCTCGCTGGCAGACCTGTACGATGAGGAATTGCAAACGCGCTTTCCGGCGGTGAATGGGTAA
- a CDS encoding single-stranded DNA-binding protein produces MTWARVTVCGYVAAKPTIRHFEKGTVLCSFPLYVNRRKSEGEDAPPLRFQVDVWGNQAETAMNLLDKGARPTVTGQLDEEHYTDKDGQPATALRIRFAEILDYGVKASDEPAPATA; encoded by the coding sequence ATGACCTGGGCAAGGGTAACAGTCTGCGGCTACGTGGCGGCCAAGCCAACCATTCGCCACTTTGAGAAGGGCACAGTGTTGTGCAGCTTTCCCCTCTACGTCAACCGCCGCAAAAGTGAAGGAGAAGACGCCCCCCCATTGCGCTTTCAGGTGGACGTGTGGGGGAACCAGGCGGAAACAGCCATGAATTTGTTGGACAAGGGGGCGCGTCCCACGGTGACTGGGCAACTGGACGAAGAGCATTACACCGACAAGGACGGCCAGCCCGCAACGGCCCTGCGGATTCGGTTTGCCGAAATTCTAGACTACGGGGTAAAAGCTAGCGACGAACCGGCGCCCGCCACGGCATGA
- a CDS encoding cation diffusion facilitator family transporter, with product MPASRGGQVKRVLRIVLGYNLAVSGVKLAVGFGTGSLAILADALHSLTDCLSSVVGLVAQSWAKPEPDREHPYGHQKFEAVGALVIAVFLGVVSFEVIQQAVGRWIEQAPPPRFGLADMGLLAGVLLVNGAVTWYEYREGQRLDSPILRADALHTLGDVWVNATVLVGMAGVLAGWTWLDTALAIPVAGLVLHSGWRILAANLPWLVDRMAIAPEAIARVATQVPGVHSCHDIASRGLVGRQVFIELHLVVTAADLRTAHQVSEQVEALLQKHYGPARVTIHIEPKRDDLPAGSTD from the coding sequence ATGCCGGCTAGCCGGGGCGGGCAAGTCAAGCGAGTTCTCCGTATCGTATTGGGCTACAACCTAGCTGTATCCGGGGTGAAACTAGCCGTAGGATTTGGGACGGGTTCCTTGGCGATTCTGGCCGATGCCCTACATAGTCTCACCGATTGCCTGAGCAGTGTTGTGGGCTTGGTGGCGCAGAGTTGGGCCAAACCGGAACCGGATCGGGAACACCCCTATGGTCACCAAAAGTTTGAGGCGGTAGGGGCGCTGGTGATTGCCGTGTTCTTGGGGGTAGTTAGTTTTGAGGTGATCCAACAAGCTGTAGGGCGATGGATAGAACAAGCTCCCCCGCCGCGTTTTGGTCTAGCTGACATGGGGTTGCTGGCAGGGGTGCTGCTGGTGAATGGGGCGGTGACTTGGTACGAGTACCGCGAAGGTCAACGCCTCGACAGCCCCATCCTGCGGGCCGATGCGCTGCACACCCTGGGGGATGTCTGGGTCAATGCGACCGTGCTAGTTGGCATGGCGGGCGTGCTCGCGGGATGGACCTGGTTGGACACCGCGCTGGCGATACCGGTGGCGGGACTGGTGCTCCACAGCGGCTGGCGGATTTTAGCGGCCAACTTGCCCTGGCTAGTGGACCGAATGGCGATTGCACCGGAGGCGATTGCCCGTGTGGCGACCCAGGTGCCTGGGGTCCACAGTTGTCACGACATTGCGTCGCGGGGCTTGGTGGGACGGCAGGTGTTTATCGAACTGCACTTGGTGGTAACGGCCGCCGATTTGCGCACAGCCCATCAGGTGAGCGAACAGGTCGAAGCGCTGCTGCAAAAGCACTACGGCCCCGCGCGAGTCACCATCCACATCGAACCCAAGCGGGACGATTTGCCAGCGGGGTCAACCGATTGA